From a single Pelodiscus sinensis isolate JC-2024 chromosome 4, ASM4963464v1, whole genome shotgun sequence genomic region:
- the COMMD9 gene encoding COMM domain-containing protein 9 isoform X5 encodes MWLQASSKDVVRQLCQECFSSSTGSSSKLIDSTCSKLSVTSEEAAQLVCSLHNLTRHIVYRGLSSAEEILSLFPENFHQSLKNLLTKIILENVAVWRNEAQSSQISLPRLVDMDWRVDIKTSSDSIGRMAVPTCLLQLKVQEDPALCEDNPVISAVTVELNKETLDTMLEGLGRIRDQLSAVANK; translated from the exons ATGTGGcttcag GCTTCCTCAAAGGACGTAGTTAGACAGCTATGCCAAGAGTGCTTTTCTAGCTCAACAGGAAGCTCAAGCAAATTGATTGACAGCACCTGTTCCAAACTGTCTGTGACATCAGAAGAAGCAGCTCAA CTGGTCTGCTCTTTGCACAACCTCACCAGGCACATTGTGTATCGGGGCCTGTCATCTGCAGAagaaattctctctcttttcccagaGAACTTCCACCAGAGCCTAAAAAACCTCCTGACCAAGATAATTTTGGAAAATGT CGCTGTCTGGAGGAACGAAGCACAATCAAGTCAGA TCTCCCTACCTCGGCTGGTTGACATGGACTGGAGAGTGGACATCAAGACCTCCTCGGACAGCATCGGCAGAATGGCAGTACCCACCTGTCTACTACAGTTGAAG GTTCAGGAAGATCCTGCCCTGTGTGAGGACAACCCTGTGATCTCCGCAGTGACTGTGGAGCTGAATAAGGAAACCCTGGACACTATGTTAGAGGGGCTGGGAAGGATCCGAGACCAACTCTCTGCTGTTGCAAACAAATGA
- the COMMD9 gene encoding COMM domain-containing protein 9 isoform X3, translating to MAPVTEEQFAALQILLKASSKDVVRQLCQECFSSSTGSSSKLIDSTCSKLSVTSEEAAQLVCSLHNLTRHIVYRGLSSAEEILSLFPENFHQSLKNLLTKIILENVAVWRNEAQSSQISLPRLVDMDWRVDIKTSSDSIGRMAVPTCLLQLKVQEDPALCEDNPVISAVTVELNKETLDTMLEGLGRIRDQLSAVANK from the exons ATGGCTCCAGTGACAGAAGAACAGTTTGCAGCTCTGCAGATCTTATTGAAG GCTTCCTCAAAGGACGTAGTTAGACAGCTATGCCAAGAGTGCTTTTCTAGCTCAACAGGAAGCTCAAGCAAATTGATTGACAGCACCTGTTCCAAACTGTCTGTGACATCAGAAGAAGCAGCTCAA CTGGTCTGCTCTTTGCACAACCTCACCAGGCACATTGTGTATCGGGGCCTGTCATCTGCAGAagaaattctctctcttttcccagaGAACTTCCACCAGAGCCTAAAAAACCTCCTGACCAAGATAATTTTGGAAAATGT CGCTGTCTGGAGGAACGAAGCACAATCAAGTCAGA TCTCCCTACCTCGGCTGGTTGACATGGACTGGAGAGTGGACATCAAGACCTCCTCGGACAGCATCGGCAGAATGGCAGTACCCACCTGTCTACTACAGTTGAAG GTTCAGGAAGATCCTGCCCTGTGTGAGGACAACCCTGTGATCTCCGCAGTGACTGTGGAGCTGAATAAGGAAACCCTGGACACTATGTTAGAGGGGCTGGGAAGGATCCGAGACCAACTCTCTGCTGTTGCAAACAAATGA
- the COMMD9 gene encoding COMM domain-containing protein 9 isoform X7 — translation MAPVTEEQFAALQILLKLVCSLHNLTRHIVYRGLSSAEEILSLFPENFHQSLKNLLTKIILENVAVWRNEAQSSQISLPRLVDMDWRVDIKTSSDSIGRMAVPTCLLQLKVQEDPALCEDNPVISAVTVELNKETLDTMLEGLGRIRDQLSAVANK, via the exons ATGGCTCCAGTGACAGAAGAACAGTTTGCAGCTCTGCAGATCTTATTGAAG CTGGTCTGCTCTTTGCACAACCTCACCAGGCACATTGTGTATCGGGGCCTGTCATCTGCAGAagaaattctctctcttttcccagaGAACTTCCACCAGAGCCTAAAAAACCTCCTGACCAAGATAATTTTGGAAAATGT CGCTGTCTGGAGGAACGAAGCACAATCAAGTCAGA TCTCCCTACCTCGGCTGGTTGACATGGACTGGAGAGTGGACATCAAGACCTCCTCGGACAGCATCGGCAGAATGGCAGTACCCACCTGTCTACTACAGTTGAAG GTTCAGGAAGATCCTGCCCTGTGTGAGGACAACCCTGTGATCTCCGCAGTGACTGTGGAGCTGAATAAGGAAACCCTGGACACTATGTTAGAGGGGCTGGGAAGGATCCGAGACCAACTCTCTGCTGTTGCAAACAAATGA